From Gottschalkiaceae bacterium SANA:
AAGATTGCTGCCTTTGATTTGCCGGAATGTACGGCAATGAGTCAGGGCTATATTGGATTTCATTTACAAAACGCTCTACAAGCGGAGATTCGTGCACAGAAGAAACCATGGTTTGTTGCAACTGTGGTTACTCAAATTGAGGTGGACCGTGAGGACCCGGCATTTCAAAATCCAACCAAACCGATCGGTGGTTTTTATACAAAGGTTGAGGCAGAGGGCATGATGGCCAAGGATTCTTCATTGGTGATGAAAGAAGATGCTAATCGAGGATATCGTCGGATGGTGGCATCGCCAAAACCTGTGCGTATTCTGGAGAAAGAATCCATCGTTAATATGCTGGATAATGAGTTTATTGTTATTACTTGCGGTGGTGGTGGAATTCCTGTTGTAGAGAATGAAGACGGTAGTTTTTCAGGCGTGTCTGCGGTGATTGACAAGGATTTTGCAGCAGCGCAATTGGCGAAAGCGGTCCATGCTGATTATCTGTATATTTTAACAGCCGTTGATCGGGTAGCCATCAACTTTGGAAAGCCGGAACAGAAGGACCTAGAGAAAATGTCTGTTGAGGAAGCCATCCGTTATTGTCAAGAGGGTCAATTTGCGCCGGGTAGCATGCTGCCCAAGGTGCAAGCTGCCATTCGATTTGTCCAAGGCGGAGAAAATCGAAAGGCAGTGATTGCTTCTTTGGAAAAGGCGCCACTGGCCATCAAGGGCGAAAGTGGTACGCTTATTTATTCATAAAAAGTTGAGTGTCTTATGAAAGTAAGAGAAACTTCCCGTATACTAGTAGAGAAGAATTGTGGGGAGGATACGAAATGGGAAAGATGATAGTAAGCGCTTGTCTGGTTGGTTGTGCCTGTCGATATGACGGAAAATCCATGCCGGACCCCTTGTTAAAGGCGATGTTTGAGGCTGGAGACTTGATTGCCGTTTGTCCAGAGCTTTTGGGGGGATTAGATACCCCAAGAAATCCGGCTGAGATTGTTTCAGAAGACCCTGTTGAGCTTTTTACGAATCAAGGGATAGATGTTACCACTGCGTACAGAAGTGGCGCTGATCAAGCTGTAGCGGTTGCGAAATCTATTGATGCAAAGCTGGCAATTTTAAAGTCGAAGAGTCCTTCCTGTGGATCGAAACAGATATACGATGGAAGTTTTCAGCGGCAAGTGATTTCAGGTGCCGGGGTGACCACAAGAGCAATGCGAACTGCGGGAATCGAGGTGGTGAATGAAGAGGAGGCCAGTAAAAGATTCAAGAAGAATTGCACCAGAATTTTGCTGCTGCGCCATGCAGAATCATTTTTTTCTTCCGATGAGCGGAACCGAGGCTTATCTGAGAGTGGAGTGCATGCAGCGAGTGTGTTGGTTGAAAGATATAAAGACATCTTTCAGCCAGAACGAATTTATTCGAGTCCTTACAGACGAGCGCTGGATACGGTGAAACCATTGGCTAAAGCGTGGGACAGAAAAATTGAACTTGATGAACGCCTACGGGAGCGAATGTCGTCAGAAACACCTTTGGATGATTTTACTGCCTTTACAAAGAAACAATGGTTGGACCATCACTTTGCCTTGCTTGGATGTGAATCGTTGAACGATGTCGCAAAACGAGGAAAGGAAATGATGATGGAGGTTGAAGCAGAAAATCGTGGAAAGACCGTCCTGCTTTCCACCCATGGTACCTGGATGGCGGCTGTCATGCATGCTTTTAATCCTAGTTTTGGTTATTCAGAGTGGAAGAAACTAAAGATGCCAGATCTTTGGGAGATGATCTTCTACCGAGGTGTTTGGGTAGAGACAAAACGAGTCGCGAAAGGACGATAGAAGAAAAGAGTGCTTCAAGCAGCGGATTGATTGCTTCAAGTACTCTTTTATTTGTGCAGACTATGATAAAATAAAAGAAAAGAAAGTAGAAGTGGTTGGAAAAGGGCGGGAGGGATAGTTATGATTCAAGCGATGCTGACAAGACAGTCGAGCCGTTCATTTACCCGAGATTCCTTAAAGCAAAAGCGGGAAATGATCGATCAAATTTTGCGTGATTCAAAAATGGGACCTTTAGGCCATCCCATTGACTTATTGCGGGTTTCTCCACTGGAATTAAAAAAACAGGGGATTGGTCAATTGGCTACTTTTGGCGTAATTTCAGGAAATACAGAATACCTATTTGGAATTATCCCAAATACCCGTGCGGGCCTCGTAAATTATGGATATGCCATGGAAAAGGTTGCTATTTCTCTTTGGAAAGAGGGGATAGGATCTTGTTGGTTAGGGGGAAGTTTTAAGAAAAGTAAGTTGGAAGCCCTGTATTTAATGAAAGAGACGCGAAGTATACCGGCGGTTTTGGCCATTGGTATTCCCCATAAGGACCAGTCTATGGTGGAGCGAGTGGTAAAATTGAAAACAAGGCCAGTGAATCGGAAGCCATTTTCAGACTTGTTTTTCGATAGAGGATTTCATCAGGCCTTGTTGATTAAGCCAAACTCGAAATGGGAGACCATTTTTACCTGTGTACAGCGGGCCCCATCCGCTAGAAACGCACAGCCTTGGCGAATTGTCCGGGAATATAACGCCTATCATTTTTATTTACGGACTCGAGAGGAAACCAATTTGAATCGGATCGACATGGGTATTGCTATTTGTCATTTCGATCTTGCACGAATGGAACTTGGAATTGAGGGGAATTGGCGCGTGACCAGACCCTTGGAAAATCAAAATTATAAATACTTTATCAGCTTTGTAAAAGAGAAGGAGTGGGCATGAAATCAGCCATCGAATGGGATTCATCGGAGAAACAACAAGTCGTCGATTTTTTGATTCATGTATTTGAGAATCATGAATTTGTTAGTGTAGAATCGATCAATGAAATCTTTTACCAATCTGTATATTTGGGCGGAGAAACCTACATGGCAAGTTTTCGAGACGGTCAAGCGATCGCTGTTGCAGCCATGATTGTAGAGGCGATTGAGCGAGATTCTATCGTATACTTCAGCACCTGTTATTGTTTGGAGGGTCAGGAAGATTATTTAGAGAAAATGATCGAATCCTTAGAGAAGAAAGCGAAAATTTGGGGTGCAACGATTTCAAAGATTGGATTGCGGAAGGAAAATAATAGCTTGAAGGATCGTCTTTTACCTAGCTTGGCTTATTCTCCCACCTATCGGATCGTTCAGATGGGGAAAGAAGTCCAAGGGGAAGTGCGTTTGCCTGAAGGATTTAGCGATCAGATTGTAGGCTTAGATTTCTTAGAAAAATATGTCGATTTGCACAATGAAGCCTTTCTTAAGACTCCCAACAGCGGCGAATTGTCCTTAGGTGAGGTTCAGGAGTTGTTGGAACGTCAAGAACAGGGACAAGCTCGATTGGGTTTTCTGGTTCACCGCGGAGAATTCGTTGGAACCTATCTTTTATCCATGGAAAAGGAAGTGTTATGGGCGGATGCCATAACCATCAATCCAAGATATCAGGGACAAGGTTGGGGAAAAATCTTGATGCAAAACATTGAAAATCAAGCTGCTTCCATGGCGAAGTCGCTTCATCTTTTGGTCGTAGATGCCAATGCGACCGCCTTTCATCTTTATCAGAGGTCGGAATTTTTAGAGGAAAAAGTGTATAGCGAATGGTTTGAAAAGAGCCTATAATAAAACCCACGATTCTATCTTGTTTACATAAGAGGGAAATCGTGGGTTTCATTTATCGTGCGATGCACACATAAGGGACAGAATTCTCACTAAGAGGAGACTTGTCGAAACCACCGAAGGTTTGCAGGTCTTTAAAGCCTGCTTCTTTCAACAAGTGCTCTAGCCTTGCTTTTTTAAGTGGGATCAGGGGAATGGAGTTTTTCAAAATTTGATTTTCTGTTTCCAGCTTCAAGGCAGTCTGAAAATCGATGCGTCCGTCTGGCCGTTTGATATAGGTGCGAGTGAATTCCAGGCTTGGTGTTTTGATGGTGGCTAGCCCCAGGCTCTCTTTTTCCATGATCATGTCGTAGTGGATCATTTGCAGACGGAATTCTCCGCCGGCTTTTAAAAGGGCCTTCACTTTTCTTAGAAACCGCAGCAGAGCTTGTTCATCAGGAAGATGAACCAAGGTATTGCCCAAACAAAGAATACGATCAAAGTGATCATTTGGGAAGTAATGGTCAATGGCCATCATATCCATGGTGGCGTAGTGAGCCCCCGTATGGGCATGGTTGCAACGGGCTAGACGGACCATGGTTGGATCCTTGTCGATGGCATGGATCTGAAATCCGTCAGTGGCTAGACCTTGAGCAAGAGTGCCCGTGGAACAACCGATATCGAGTATGGTACTGTTGGGCGCTAAGTCTTCTTTGGCAAAAGCCCATTTACCTTGGGTAAGGGGAAAAATCTCGTCATAGTAGACGGAAATTGATTCATAAAAATTCATAAAAACCTCCTTTGTCTTACGTGAAAATGATACCCAATTTCAGTGAGAAGTATGCCTTTTGTGGTAAGATAAAGGCATCGAGGTGAAGTGATGAAGTTGAAAAAATGGTGGGTACTCGAAAAAAGCATGATGATGATTGCCATATTTGTTCTGGTTCTTGTTTTTGAGCGCGCAGCCTCTACACGCCGTGAGATCTTGTTGCTCGTGAGTGGTGGTTTGTTATTAATGGGTATCATTCGAAGTCGTTTGAGAAGACCGTGGGTGCTTGCGGGATCTTATTTGGCAGATGGATTCTTATTGATCTTATTGGAGTTTTATTCACGATTTGCAATCAACCTTGCCATTCAAGGTATTTATATTCTTTTGATTGTCGATGCTTATCGGTATTTAGACAAGAAGAAATTTCTGGGAGTTGGCATTGGAATTAGCTTTGTCGGGATGGCAAAATTTATTCAGCAGATTGCCTTGGAGGCGAACTTTTTAATTTTGTCTCAGACGATATTTTTCGGCATGATACACGGTTTGGTGTTGACAACGCTGTGGTTTTCACGCTCTTATCGGGAAGAAAAGGAAAAAATCGAGCAAGCAA
This genomic window contains:
- the arcC_2 gene encoding carbamate kinase encodes the protein MERYHNSIPRVVIALGGNALGKSPEEQKIKVKETTKPLIELINQGNEIIICHGNGPQVGMINLAFEEASKANDKIAAFDLPECTAMSQGYIGFHLQNALQAEIRAQKKPWFVATVVTQIEVDREDPAFQNPTKPIGGFYTKVEAEGMMAKDSSLVMKEDANRGYRRMVASPKPVRILEKESIVNMLDNEFIVITCGGGGIPVVENEDGSFSGVSAVIDKDFAAAQLAKAVHADYLYILTAVDRVAINFGKPEQKDLEKMSVEEAIRYCQEGQFAPGSMLPKVQAAIRFVQGGENRKAVIASLEKAPLAIKGESGTLIYS
- a CDS encoding nitroreductase family protein; this encodes MIQAMLTRQSSRSFTRDSLKQKREMIDQILRDSKMGPLGHPIDLLRVSPLELKKQGIGQLATFGVISGNTEYLFGIIPNTRAGLVNYGYAMEKVAISLWKEGIGSCWLGGSFKKSKLEALYLMKETRSIPAVLAIGIPHKDQSMVERVVKLKTRPVNRKPFSDLFFDRGFHQALLIKPNSKWETIFTCVQRAPSARNAQPWRIVREYNAYHFYLRTREETNLNRIDMGIAICHFDLARMELGIEGNWRVTRPLENQNYKYFISFVKEKEWA